A single Sphingopyxis chilensis DNA region contains:
- a CDS encoding acyl-CoA dehydrogenase family protein — protein MAAREGISDRALAIAAKVESFVREIVVPYERDSRRDHHGAPTDELVMEMREHARAAGVLTPHILGDGDHLNQRETAVVLIKSGLSPLGPLACNTMAPDEGNMYLLGKEGSPELKERFLKPMVEGRVRSAFFMTEPAEDGGAGSDPSMMKTTCHLDGNHWVVNGRKTFITGAQGARVGIVMAKAEQGACMFLVDLPDPAVRIDDVPNTIDSSMPGGHATLTIDNLRIPADQMLGEAGEGFRYAQVRLSPARLSHCMRWLGACVRAHEIATDYANRREAFGKPLIEHEGVGFMLAENMIDLKQAELMIDWCAGILDTGSLGTVESSMAKVAVSEALMRIADRCVQVMGGTGVTDKTIVEQVFREVRAFRIYDGPTEVHKWSLAKKIKRDWKAGLA, from the coding sequence ATGGCGGCGCGTGAAGGCATATCGGATCGGGCGCTGGCGATTGCCGCAAAGGTCGAAAGCTTCGTGCGCGAAATCGTCGTTCCCTACGAGCGCGACTCGCGCCGCGACCATCATGGGGCACCGACCGACGAACTGGTGATGGAAATGCGCGAACATGCGCGCGCAGCGGGCGTGCTGACCCCGCACATCCTCGGCGACGGCGATCATTTGAACCAGCGCGAGACGGCGGTGGTGCTGATCAAGAGCGGCCTGTCGCCGCTCGGCCCGCTCGCGTGCAACACGATGGCGCCCGACGAGGGCAATATGTACCTGCTCGGCAAGGAGGGCAGCCCGGAGCTCAAGGAACGCTTCCTGAAGCCGATGGTCGAGGGCCGCGTCCGCTCGGCCTTCTTCATGACCGAGCCCGCCGAGGACGGCGGAGCGGGGTCCGACCCGTCGATGATGAAAACCACCTGCCATCTCGACGGCAATCACTGGGTCGTCAACGGCCGCAAGACCTTCATCACCGGCGCGCAGGGCGCGCGCGTGGGCATCGTCATGGCTAAGGCTGAGCAAGGCGCGTGCATGTTCCTCGTCGACCTGCCCGATCCCGCGGTCCGGATCGACGATGTACCGAACACGATCGACAGTTCGATGCCGGGCGGCCATGCAACGCTGACGATCGACAATCTCCGCATCCCCGCCGACCAGATGCTGGGCGAAGCCGGCGAAGGCTTCCGCTATGCACAGGTGCGCCTCTCCCCCGCCCGCCTGTCGCACTGCATGCGCTGGCTCGGTGCGTGCGTCCGGGCGCACGAGATCGCGACCGACTATGCCAACCGCCGCGAGGCTTTCGGCAAGCCGCTGATCGAGCATGAGGGCGTCGGTTTCATGCTCGCCGAAAACATGATCGACCTGAAACAGGCCGAGCTGATGATCGACTGGTGCGCGGGCATCCTCGACACCGGATCGCTTGGTACAGTCGAAAGCTCGATGGCGAAGGTCGCGGTGTCCGAAGCGCTGATGCGCATCGCCGATCGCTGCGTCCAGGTAATGGGTGGTACCGGGGTCACCGACAAGACGATCGTCGAACAGGTGTTCCGTGAAGTCCGCGCCTTCCGCATCTACGACGGCCCGACCGAGGTCCACAAATGGAGCCTCGCCAAGAAGATCAAGCGCGACTGGAAGGCAGGGCTCGCCTGA
- a CDS encoding septal ring lytic transglycosylase RlpA family protein: MKSIVRGGGLMAGAALMLSGCGSLGGARDSGPTTKPVPATAETGVVDVPVTIGDPYKIADATYTPTDVADYDEVGYAGWYGDDLAGKPTANGETFDPAGISAAHKTLPLPSYVEVTALDTGRTILVRVNDRGPMVTDRLIDLSRGAAEQLGVVDGVTAVRVRRTNPPAAERAQLRAGKPVRERIATPQSLLAILRAKAKELPVPKTASAPASPAIVSATGKPGEDRFIVEGPGTKMPAPKAEPAKPAQTAKPGTAAAKPAVTATGNYFVQVGAFSTESRANTAAKSVSGHVTKAGNLWRVRMGPFASDAEARGALGTAKAKGFGDAMVRRSR; encoded by the coding sequence ATGAAATCGATCGTTAGGGGCGGGGGCCTGATGGCCGGGGCGGCGCTGATGCTGTCCGGTTGCGGTAGTTTAGGCGGTGCGCGCGACAGCGGGCCGACGACCAAGCCGGTGCCTGCGACGGCGGAAACCGGGGTGGTCGATGTGCCGGTCACGATCGGCGATCCCTACAAGATTGCCGACGCGACCTATACGCCGACCGACGTCGCCGACTATGACGAGGTCGGTTATGCGGGTTGGTATGGCGATGATCTCGCCGGAAAGCCGACCGCGAACGGTGAGACCTTCGATCCTGCCGGCATCAGCGCGGCGCACAAGACGCTGCCGCTGCCGAGCTATGTCGAGGTGACGGCGCTCGATACCGGACGGACGATCCTTGTCCGCGTTAACGACCGTGGCCCGATGGTCACCGACCGACTGATCGACTTGTCGCGCGGCGCGGCGGAACAGCTCGGTGTGGTTGATGGCGTCACCGCTGTCCGCGTACGCCGCACCAACCCGCCAGCGGCCGAGCGCGCGCAGCTTCGTGCCGGCAAGCCCGTCCGCGAAAGGATCGCCACACCCCAGTCGCTGTTGGCGATCCTTCGCGCCAAGGCGAAGGAATTGCCGGTACCGAAAACGGCGTCGGCGCCCGCCAGTCCGGCGATCGTATCGGCGACCGGCAAGCCCGGCGAAGACCGCTTCATCGTCGAAGGTCCCGGAACGAAAATGCCCGCGCCCAAGGCCGAGCCCGCAAAACCGGCGCAGACCGCCAAGCCCGGGACCGCGGCGGCAAAACCTGCGGTCACCGCTACCGGCAATTATTTCGTACAGGTAGGCGCCTTCAGCACCGAAAGCCGCGCCAATACCGCTGCGAAATCGGTCAGCGGGCATGTCACCAAAGCCGGCAACCTGTGGCGCGTGCGGATGGGCCCGTTCGCGAGCGACGCCGAGGCCCGCGGCGCGCTTGGCACGGCGAAAGCGAAGGGCTTCGGCGATGCCATGGTCCGACGTAGCCGCTGA
- a CDS encoding lytic murein transglycosylase has translation MMQAIRFGTGRLFGIAAAFLSAWMLTASAPLHAQSGDAGFDTYVQSLWPKAQARGVSRTTFDRVTAGLLYNARVVALDRDNLGSPPNPNTPIPAFAPYRVKHVDAARIGGGRRVHDRLLPLLSRIEQRTGVPTSIMIAIYGHETAYGQVTGNFDLPEALATLAYEGRRRSLFEPELIATMVMVERGVPRSALKGSWAGAFGYPQFLPSVYLRVAEDGDGDGVARIWSSEADAIESIGSYLRNAGWRAGQPWGVAVTVPASFNRGAVANRLTPTRCPRVFDRHSRWRSMAEWRAAGIQPVSGRWPDGNVQATLLEPDGPGRTAYLLTGNYRAILDYNCSNFYALSVGLLADEIDR, from the coding sequence ATGATGCAAGCTATACGTTTCGGAACCGGACGCCTTTTCGGGATCGCCGCCGCCTTCCTGTCGGCATGGATGCTCACCGCTTCGGCGCCGCTTCACGCGCAGAGCGGCGATGCCGGATTCGATACTTATGTCCAGTCGCTATGGCCCAAGGCGCAGGCGCGCGGCGTCTCGCGCACCACTTTCGATCGCGTCACGGCGGGGCTGCTCTACAATGCGCGCGTCGTTGCGCTCGACCGCGACAATCTGGGCAGCCCGCCGAACCCGAACACCCCGATCCCCGCCTTCGCGCCCTATAGGGTAAAGCATGTCGATGCGGCGCGCATCGGCGGCGGGCGCCGCGTCCACGACCGGTTGCTTCCGCTATTATCTCGTATCGAGCAGCGCACCGGCGTGCCGACGAGCATCATGATCGCCATCTATGGTCACGAGACCGCCTATGGCCAGGTAACGGGTAATTTCGACCTGCCCGAAGCACTCGCGACGCTCGCCTATGAAGGGCGCCGGCGCAGCCTTTTCGAACCCGAGTTGATCGCGACGATGGTCATGGTCGAGCGCGGCGTGCCGCGCAGCGCGCTGAAGGGCAGCTGGGCCGGCGCCTTTGGCTATCCCCAATTCCTGCCGTCGGTCTATTTGCGCGTCGCCGAAGACGGCGACGGCGACGGCGTGGCGCGTATCTGGTCGAGCGAAGCCGACGCGATAGAGTCGATCGGCTCATATCTCCGCAACGCGGGCTGGCGCGCGGGGCAGCCGTGGGGGGTCGCCGTCACCGTCCCCGCGAGTTTCAACCGTGGCGCGGTTGCCAACCGCCTGACGCCGACGCGGTGTCCGCGCGTCTTTGACCGTCATAGCCGCTGGCGTTCGATGGCCGAATGGCGTGCGGCGGGGATCCAGCCGGTCAGCGGACGCTGGCCCGACGGCAATGTGCAGGCGACTTTGCTCGAACCCGACGGCCCTGGCCGGACCGCCTATTTGCTGACCGGTAACTATCGTGCGATACTGGACTATAATTGTTCCAATTTTTACGCATTGTCTGTGGGGTTGCTGGCGGATGAAATCGATCGTTAG
- a CDS encoding flavin reductase family protein, with product MSLIEYKGFGGVPLFADMLGDENDPAVLLIPDVGQGRAAWRDVADALVLSGRRVVNLDLREASEADGLDPHIEDMRAVLAQMGSRPVVVTAGRGGWIATRALALDGALLAAGLVLVDMPVDEEAIANDVPARLAIPALVVRGGFAPAQGSAVSDAFNAALIMGESADINECDLELASDRNEALLGQLLEFLERRQPREAMEFKAGSDPRTLRDAMGCFATGITIVTALDDAGTPVGLTANSFTSVSLDPPLLLVCIANTAGTAPALRDAAHFGVNVLQIGQQPTSNRFAAKGEDRFANQPWAPGQTGVPLLGGSLVSFECQRESLHEAGDHFILVGRVVRAQFEPHRDPLLYFRGKYRRLHFA from the coding sequence TTGAGCCTCATCGAATATAAGGGTTTCGGCGGCGTTCCCCTGTTTGCCGATATGCTGGGCGACGAAAATGATCCCGCCGTGCTGCTCATACCCGATGTCGGGCAGGGCCGTGCCGCGTGGCGCGACGTCGCCGATGCGCTGGTGCTTTCGGGGCGGCGCGTCGTCAATCTCGATCTACGCGAAGCAAGCGAAGCAGACGGACTTGATCCGCATATCGAGGATATGCGCGCGGTGCTCGCGCAAATGGGTTCGCGCCCCGTTGTCGTGACCGCCGGGCGCGGGGGATGGATAGCGACGCGCGCGCTGGCGCTCGATGGCGCCCTTCTGGCCGCCGGGTTGGTGCTGGTCGACATGCCGGTCGACGAAGAAGCGATCGCGAACGACGTGCCCGCTCGATTGGCCATCCCCGCACTCGTCGTTCGCGGCGGTTTTGCACCCGCGCAGGGCAGCGCGGTCAGCGATGCGTTCAACGCCGCGCTGATCATGGGCGAGAGCGCCGACATAAACGAATGCGACCTGGAGCTCGCGTCCGACCGCAACGAAGCACTCCTCGGACAGCTTCTCGAATTCCTCGAACGGCGCCAGCCGCGCGAGGCGATGGAGTTCAAGGCGGGATCGGACCCGCGCACACTGCGCGACGCGATGGGCTGCTTTGCGACCGGCATCACGATCGTCACCGCGCTCGACGACGCCGGGACGCCCGTCGGCCTGACCGCGAACAGCTTCACCTCGGTTTCGCTCGATCCGCCACTATTGCTTGTGTGTATTGCCAACACGGCCGGAACCGCGCCGGCGCTCCGCGACGCGGCGCATTTCGGTGTCAACGTGCTCCAGATCGGCCAGCAACCGACGTCGAACCGCTTCGCCGCCAAGGGCGAGGATCGCTTCGCCAACCAGCCATGGGCGCCGGGGCAAACGGGCGTGCCATTACTCGGTGGCTCGCTCGTGTCGTTCGAGTGCCAGCGCGAATCGCTGCACGAGGCGGGCGATCATTTCATCCTTGTAGGCCGCGTCGTCCGCGCGCAGTTCGAGCCGCACCGCGATCCGCTGCTCTATTTTCGCGGAAAATATCGCCGGCTGCATTTTGCATGA
- a CDS encoding acyl-CoA dehydrogenase family protein: MSILYDEGQQAIATESRRALEARVSKDDLLPLLQTSGKYHDGFWTTAKEQGWTALALPEVYGGLALGLVELGLIAHQAGRSLSGAPFLTSSFGAAKAIELYGSDAQKVRWLPGLASGETIGAVAFASGPDPLPARAAVTVSAGKANGTAVGVSGGLFADVAVLFADEGGLPALAIADLAGIERRAVESFDNSRCIADLVLASTPAETLVAGDAARAAALHILALQAVVTAHEQTGGAEALMEIARDYALTRKAFGQPIGAFQSIKHRIAELYGLVELARANAIHAAAREQQDDFIIAAAAARLSTTEAYDTAARDCIQIHGGIGVTWEIGLHLHMRRSRTLALEQGSSIFWEDLLVDRLAGAGA; the protein is encoded by the coding sequence ATGTCGATTTTGTACGACGAAGGGCAGCAGGCGATCGCGACCGAGTCGCGGCGCGCGCTTGAAGCGCGGGTCAGCAAGGACGATCTGCTGCCGCTACTCCAGACCAGCGGCAAATATCATGACGGTTTCTGGACGACGGCGAAGGAGCAGGGCTGGACCGCCCTCGCGCTTCCAGAGGTCTATGGCGGGCTTGCGCTCGGACTAGTCGAGCTTGGCCTGATCGCGCATCAGGCTGGGCGCTCGCTAAGTGGCGCGCCGTTCCTGACATCGAGCTTTGGCGCCGCCAAGGCAATCGAGCTTTATGGCAGCGACGCGCAGAAGGTGCGCTGGCTGCCTGGGCTCGCGAGCGGCGAGACGATCGGCGCGGTCGCCTTCGCGTCGGGTCCCGACCCCCTTCCCGCGCGCGCCGCTGTCACAGTGAGCGCCGGCAAGGCGAACGGCACCGCCGTCGGCGTTTCGGGCGGATTGTTTGCCGACGTTGCGGTCCTCTTCGCCGATGAAGGCGGCTTGCCTGCTCTCGCGATCGCCGACCTTGCCGGAATCGAAAGAAGGGCGGTCGAAAGCTTCGACAACAGTCGTTGCATTGCCGATCTGGTTCTGGCCAGCACGCCAGCCGAAACCCTCGTCGCCGGCGACGCGGCCCGCGCTGCGGCCCTCCACATCCTTGCATTGCAAGCCGTCGTGACTGCGCATGAACAGACGGGCGGCGCGGAGGCGCTGATGGAAATCGCACGCGACTATGCGCTGACGCGCAAGGCGTTCGGCCAGCCGATCGGGGCGTTCCAGTCGATCAAGCATCGCATCGCAGAACTCTACGGCCTGGTCGAACTCGCGCGCGCCAACGCCATCCACGCCGCGGCGCGCGAGCAGCAGGACGATTTCATCATTGCTGCGGCCGCCGCGCGCCTATCGACGACCGAGGCCTATGACACGGCGGCGCGCGACTGCATCCAGATTCACGGCGGTATCGGCGTGACGTGGGAGATCGGGCTGCACCTTCATATGCGCCGCTCGCGCACGCTCGCGCTCGAACAGGGGAGCAGCATCTTTTGGGAGGATTTGCTCGTCGACCGGCTGGCAGGAGCAGGCGCATGA
- the metG gene encoding methionine--tRNA ligase: MSENNEPFYITTAISYPNGRPHIGHAYEAIATDVMARFQRARGRDVRLITGTDEHGLKMFQTARDQGRATIDLADEMSGYFREMYAKLNISYDNFMRTSDAAHHAASQAIWKAMEANGDLYLDRYEGWYSVRDEAFYDESELSDGEGGTRLSPQGTPVEWTVEESWFFRLSNYQDRLLALYQEQPDFIRPESRRNEVLRFVEGGLKDLSVSRTSFDWGVPVPGSPGHVMYVWVDALTTYLSGLGYPDPTSDFGKFWPANIHMIGKDIVRFHTVYWPAFLMSANLPLPKQVFGHGFLLNRGEKMSKSLGNVVDPMALADRFGVDALRYYLLREVSFGQDGSYSAEAIVRTANADLANSFGNLAQRSLSMIFKNLDGKLSDDYAPSEDDIDLLTDLADMAAVRLPREFDQLAFSVGIEDWIRAVFACNQYVDTQAPWALRKTDPDRMRAVLMTLFQAVRTLAIAIRPVVPAAADKLLDQMGIAEDERDFAALADTGWFAKLVASGFAVGQPVPIFPRLELSEGEGEGEA, encoded by the coding sequence ATGTCCGAAAATAACGAACCTTTCTACATCACCACCGCGATCAGCTACCCCAATGGTCGTCCGCATATCGGCCATGCCTATGAAGCGATCGCCACCGATGTCATGGCGCGTTTCCAGCGCGCGCGGGGCCGCGATGTTCGGCTGATTACCGGCACCGACGAGCATGGGCTTAAAATGTTCCAGACCGCGCGAGACCAGGGCCGCGCAACGATCGACCTTGCCGACGAAATGTCGGGATATTTCCGTGAGATGTATGCCAAGCTGAATATCAGCTATGACAATTTCATGCGCACGTCCGACGCGGCGCACCACGCGGCGTCGCAGGCGATCTGGAAAGCGATGGAGGCCAACGGCGATCTTTATCTCGATCGCTACGAAGGCTGGTACTCGGTTCGCGACGAGGCCTTTTACGATGAAAGCGAGCTGAGCGACGGGGAAGGGGGCACCCGCCTTTCTCCGCAGGGGACGCCGGTCGAGTGGACCGTCGAGGAAAGCTGGTTCTTTCGCCTGTCGAATTATCAGGACAGGCTGCTCGCGCTCTACCAGGAGCAGCCCGATTTCATCCGCCCCGAAAGCCGGCGGAACGAGGTGCTGCGCTTCGTCGAAGGCGGGCTCAAGGATCTCAGCGTTTCGCGCACCAGCTTCGATTGGGGCGTGCCGGTGCCGGGCTCGCCGGGGCACGTTATGTATGTCTGGGTCGACGCGCTGACGACCTATCTTTCGGGACTGGGATACCCCGATCCGACCAGCGATTTCGGGAAGTTCTGGCCGGCGAATATCCATATGATCGGCAAGGATATCGTCCGTTTTCATACGGTTTACTGGCCGGCCTTCCTGATGAGCGCCAACCTACCGCTGCCAAAGCAGGTGTTCGGACACGGTTTCCTGCTCAATCGCGGAGAGAAGATGTCGAAGTCGCTCGGTAACGTCGTCGATCCGATGGCGCTCGCTGACCGGTTCGGCGTCGATGCGCTGCGCTATTATCTGCTCCGCGAAGTCAGCTTCGGCCAGGACGGCAGCTATTCGGCCGAAGCGATTGTGCGCACCGCCAACGCCGACCTCGCGAACAGCTTCGGGAACCTGGCACAACGCAGCCTATCCATGATTTTCAAGAATCTGGATGGCAAACTTTCGGACGACTATGCGCCTTCCGAAGATGATATTGACCTGTTGACCGACCTCGCCGACATGGCTGCGGTCCGCCTCCCGCGCGAATTCGACCAGCTCGCATTCTCGGTTGGAATCGAAGACTGGATCCGCGCCGTTTTCGCCTGCAACCAATATGTCGACACACAGGCGCCATGGGCGCTGCGCAAGACAGATCCCGACCGCATGCGCGCCGTGTTAATGACGCTTTTCCAGGCCGTGCGCACGCTCGCGATCGCGATCCGCCCGGTTGTGCCCGCGGCGGCCGACAAGCTGCTCGACCAGATGGGCATCGCCGAGGACGAGCGCGATTTCGCGGCGTTGGCCGATACCGGCTGGTTCGCGAAGCTTGTCGCGAGCGGTTTCGCGGTCGGTCAACCTGTACCGATCTTCCCCCGTCTCGAATTGTCTGAGGGAGAAGGGGAAGGAGAGGCGTAA
- a CDS encoding D-alanyl-D-alanine carboxypeptidase family protein — protein MSNPILLRRTAAILLSGLALGLSNPATSAGKAQAKSTPAAHAPYTTEAPIVMLKDLDSGRILFSRGADKRFAPASMAKVMTAYVVLDLIEKGELSRDKLFTVEDATWKMWSARSRSSTMFLRAGEKVSVDNLLKGLITVSGNDAASVLAVGIDGSEATFIKRMNDMAAKIGMKSSRFGTASGWPDGGVTKVSAGDLVLLADRLIRDHPGAYGRYFSIPKFRHGISPDGKPIVQPNRNPILGRFAGADGLKTGHTSEAGYCFLGSAKRDGRRLVMVVAGMPSEKARREEAERLMNWGFAHLDLPIATQDRRSGTSKGRADATAAR, from the coding sequence ATGAGCAATCCAATCCTGCTCCGCCGAACCGCTGCGATTCTCTTGTCGGGCTTGGCGTTGGGTCTTTCGAATCCGGCGACATCGGCGGGCAAGGCGCAAGCGAAAAGCACGCCGGCCGCGCACGCACCTTATACGACCGAAGCGCCCATCGTGATGCTCAAGGATCTCGATTCGGGCCGGATTCTCTTCTCGCGTGGAGCCGACAAGCGCTTCGCCCCGGCGTCGATGGCCAAGGTGATGACCGCATATGTCGTACTCGACCTGATCGAAAAGGGTGAATTATCGCGCGACAAGCTCTTTACCGTCGAGGATGCGACGTGGAAGATGTGGAGCGCGCGCAGCCGCAGTTCCACCATGTTCCTGCGGGCGGGCGAAAAGGTGTCGGTCGACAACCTCCTCAAGGGATTGATCACCGTTTCGGGGAATGATGCGGCATCGGTTCTCGCCGTTGGCATCGACGGGAGCGAGGCTACCTTTATCAAACGAATGAATGACATGGCGGCCAAGATTGGCATGAAGTCGAGTCGATTCGGCACCGCAAGCGGCTGGCCCGACGGAGGCGTCACCAAGGTCAGCGCGGGCGATCTTGTCCTCCTTGCCGACCGGCTGATCCGCGATCATCCGGGCGCCTATGGCCGCTATTTTTCGATCCCGAAGTTCCGGCACGGGATATCGCCCGACGGCAAGCCGATCGTCCAGCCGAACCGCAACCCCATTCTAGGCCGCTTTGCAGGCGCGGACGGGCTCAAAACGGGGCATACGTCGGAAGCCGGCTATTGCTTTCTTGGCTCGGCGAAGCGCGATGGTCGCCGCCTGGTCATGGTCGTAGCCGGCATGCCCAGCGAAAAGGCGCGCCGCGAAGAGGCGGAACGGCTCATGAATTGGGGCTTTGCTCACCTCGATCTGCCGATTGCGACGCAAGACCGGCGCAGCGGTACGTCGAAAGGCCGGGCAGACGCTACCGCGGCGAGATGA
- a CDS encoding DNA polymerase III subunit delta', protein MATMIGHQEAEKAFLEAWQGGRVHHAWLLAGPQGMGKGAFAERIARFLVTHGRSGEGKAPPLLDDRGDDAAARLVDAGNHPEILRLARQPKDKAKELARNITIEQIRQMIRRLHLSLSLGEWRVIIVDAVDDLETDGANALLKTLEEPPAKTLFLLVSHSPGRLLPTIRSRCRALRFQPVARDVMTSWLHDLRPMIEMEDVRAIVAASGGVPGKALALIDSDVAVMEKKLLAIAAGGDPENRLREALAREVGGTSNRARLELVIDIVPGLLSRIARERPVDQIASVLAQWDRVQRTVRDAIRGSYDGAMVGFEIGNCLAELAPRQDKATR, encoded by the coding sequence ATGGCTACCATGATCGGCCATCAGGAGGCCGAAAAGGCGTTCCTCGAAGCGTGGCAGGGCGGGCGCGTCCATCACGCGTGGCTGCTGGCGGGGCCGCAGGGCATGGGGAAGGGAGCTTTTGCCGAGCGGATTGCGCGCTTTCTCGTCACCCACGGGCGCAGCGGCGAAGGCAAGGCGCCTCCTCTTCTCGATGATCGTGGCGACGATGCCGCCGCTCGCCTGGTCGATGCCGGCAATCACCCCGAAATCCTGCGTCTCGCGCGTCAGCCAAAGGACAAGGCAAAGGAGCTCGCGCGAAACATCACGATCGAACAGATCCGGCAAATGATCCGCCGCCTGCATCTGTCGCTGTCGCTCGGCGAGTGGCGCGTGATCATCGTCGATGCGGTCGACGACCTCGAAACCGATGGGGCGAATGCGCTGCTCAAGACGCTTGAAGAGCCGCCTGCGAAGACCCTCTTCCTGCTCGTCAGCCACTCACCGGGACGCCTGTTACCGACGATCCGCTCGCGATGCAGAGCCTTGCGTTTTCAACCTGTTGCTCGTGACGTCATGACATCGTGGCTGCACGATCTGCGTCCGATGATCGAGATGGAGGATGTGCGCGCGATCGTTGCCGCGTCGGGCGGGGTTCCCGGCAAGGCGCTTGCACTCATCGACAGCGACGTGGCGGTCATGGAGAAAAAATTGCTGGCGATCGCGGCGGGCGGCGATCCTGAGAACAGGCTGCGCGAAGCCCTCGCTCGCGAGGTCGGCGGCACCAGCAATCGCGCCCGCCTCGAACTGGTGATCGATATCGTGCCGGGCCTGCTCTCGCGCATCGCGCGCGAGCGCCCCGTCGACCAGATTGCGTCGGTTCTCGCGCAGTGGGATCGCGTCCAGCGCACGGTTCGCGACGCAATCCGCGGATCCTATGACGGCGCGATGGTTGGCTTTGAAATCGGTAACTGCCTCGCAGAACTGGCGCCGCGACAGGATAAGGCGACACGCTGA
- the tmk gene encoding dTMP kinase — translation MTPGRFITLEGGEGVGKSTQIRSVAAALEACGIEAVATREPGGSAGAEAIRSLLMEGSDDRWNARSEALLFAAARADHVARTIRPALSRGAWVLCDRFVDSSRAYQGGGGGITDADLLALHGFGSEGLMPHRTFLLTVSPDEAARRLAERGGNDRMGNKPLDYQARLTARFVEMAQAETDRWRIIDADRAAEEVTAAILADLAEWLP, via the coding sequence GTGACACCCGGCCGCTTCATTACGCTGGAAGGCGGCGAGGGCGTCGGCAAGTCGACGCAAATCCGTTCGGTCGCCGCGGCTCTGGAGGCATGCGGCATCGAGGCCGTCGCAACGCGTGAGCCGGGCGGCAGCGCCGGCGCCGAGGCGATCCGGTCGCTGTTGATGGAAGGCAGCGACGACCGCTGGAACGCACGAAGCGAAGCCCTGCTTTTCGCCGCCGCGCGCGCCGATCATGTCGCGCGCACGATCCGGCCGGCGTTGTCGCGCGGCGCTTGGGTGCTGTGCGACCGTTTCGTCGATTCGAGCCGGGCCTATCAGGGCGGCGGGGGTGGGATAACCGATGCCGACCTTCTTGCGCTGCACGGCTTTGGTTCGGAAGGATTGATGCCCCACCGCACATTTCTGCTCACCGTCAGCCCCGATGAGGCGGCGCGGCGACTTGCGGAGCGGGGGGGTAACGATCGCATGGGCAACAAACCGCTCGACTATCAGGCGCGCCTCACCGCGCGATTTGTCGAAATGGCCCAGGCTGAAACTGATCGCTGGCGGATCATCGACGCCGACCGGGCCGCCGAAGAGGTGACCGCGGCAATCCTCGCGGACCTCGCGGAATGGCTACCATGA
- a CDS encoding NAD(P)H-dependent flavin oxidoreductase: MAFKTRITEMLGIEHPIVQGGMQSVGYAELAAAVSNAGGLGILTALTQPTPAALSAEIERCRAMTDKPFGVNMTVFPTINAPDYKAYAQAIIDGGVKIVETAGTQAVREIWEMLKPHGVTILHKCTAVRHALSAERAGCDIISIDGFECAGHPGEDDIPGLILIPAAADKVKIPMLASGGFGDGRGLVAALALGAEGINMGTRFCATVEAPIHDNVKQAYIDNDERGSFLIFRSLKNTARVGKSAVSEEVVRRLAVPDATFADVAELVNGKAGRELLETGDLSKGVFWAGMVQGLIHDIPTCQQLIDRIIAEADAIVDQRLASMRA, encoded by the coding sequence ATGGCTTTCAAGACACGCATCACCGAAATGCTGGGTATCGAGCATCCGATCGTCCAGGGCGGGATGCAGAGCGTCGGCTATGCCGAACTCGCCGCCGCCGTGTCGAACGCCGGCGGTCTCGGCATTTTGACCGCGCTGACCCAGCCGACGCCGGCGGCGCTCAGCGCCGAGATCGAACGCTGCCGCGCGATGACAGACAAGCCTTTCGGCGTGAACATGACGGTCTTTCCGACGATCAACGCGCCCGATTACAAAGCCTATGCCCAAGCGATCATCGACGGCGGGGTCAAGATCGTCGAGACCGCGGGCACGCAGGCGGTGCGCGAGATATGGGAGATGCTGAAGCCGCATGGCGTCACGATCCTCCACAAATGCACCGCGGTGCGCCACGCCTTGTCGGCCGAACGCGCGGGCTGTGACATCATTTCTATCGACGGCTTTGAATGCGCGGGTCACCCCGGTGAGGACGATATTCCGGGCCTGATCCTGATCCCCGCGGCTGCCGACAAGGTGAAGATCCCGATGCTCGCCTCGGGCGGCTTCGGCGACGGTCGCGGATTGGTCGCGGCGCTGGCGCTCGGCGCCGAGGGCATCAACATGGGCACGCGCTTTTGCGCCACGGTCGAGGCGCCGATTCACGACAATGTGAAACAGGCGTATATCGACAATGACGAACGCGGCAGCTTCCTGATCTTCCGCAGCCTCAAGAACACCGCGCGCGTCGGCAAGAGCGCGGTGAGCGAAGAGGTGGTGCGCCGCCTCGCGGTGCCCGACGCCACCTTCGCCGATGTCGCGGAGCTGGTAAACGGCAAGGCGGGGCGCGAACTGCTAGAGACCGGCGACCTCAGCAAAGGGGTGTTCTGGGCCGGGATGGTGCAGGGATTGATCCACGATATCCCGACTTGCCAGCAATTGATCGACCGGATCATCGCCGAAGCCGACGCGATCGTCGATCAGCGGCTGGCATCGATGCGCGCCTAA